A genomic window from Flintibacter sp. KGMB00164 includes:
- a CDS encoding ABC transporter ATP-binding protein, with protein MLSVEHVTKRYGKFTALEDVNLAFQPGVYGLLAPNGAGKTTLIKLLATLLFPTEGKILWAGEDIHALGAEYRGLLGYLPQDFGFYPSYTARQFLRYAAALQCLPKKEAEQRISELLDLVGLADAADKKLKTFSGGMRQRVGIAVAMLTDPKLLLLDEPTAGLDPRERVRFRNLIHALAADRIVILSTHIVSDIETIAGQIVMFKDHKLYCCDSPAKICAQWKGKVWQVPAEYRLSPEQLILSEGQSESGPVLRILSDTPPAGAVPVTPSLEDAFLAIYREEGRV; from the coding sequence ATGCTGTCGGTTGAACATGTGACCAAGCGTTACGGGAAATTCACGGCTCTGGAGGACGTGAATCTGGCCTTCCAGCCGGGGGTGTATGGGCTGCTGGCGCCCAACGGAGCGGGCAAGACCACCCTCATCAAGCTGCTGGCCACCCTGCTGTTCCCCACCGAAGGAAAAATTTTATGGGCTGGGGAGGACATCCACGCCCTGGGAGCGGAATACCGGGGATTACTGGGCTATCTGCCCCAGGACTTTGGATTTTATCCCTCCTACACCGCCCGGCAGTTTCTCCGCTACGCCGCTGCCCTCCAGTGCCTGCCCAAAAAAGAGGCAGAACAGCGTATTTCAGAGCTGCTGGACCTGGTGGGGCTGGCGGACGCGGCGGACAAGAAGCTGAAAACCTTCTCCGGCGGCATGCGCCAGCGGGTGGGCATTGCCGTTGCCATGCTCACCGACCCTAAGCTGCTGCTGCTGGACGAGCCCACCGCCGGGCTGGACCCCCGGGAGCGGGTGCGGTTTCGGAACCTGATCCACGCCCTGGCCGCCGACCGCATCGTGATCTTGTCCACCCACATCGTCTCCGATATTGAAACCATTGCCGGGCAGATCGTCATGTTCAAGGACCATAAGCTCTACTGCTGTGACAGTCCCGCCAAGATCTGTGCCCAGTGGAAGGGAAAGGTGTGGCAGGTGCCGGCGGAGTACCGGTTATCCCCGGAACAGCTCATTCTCAGTGAGGGGCAGAGTGAGAGCGGTCCGGTGCTGCGGATTCTGTCCGACACGCCTCCGGCAGGGGCTGTCCCCGTCACGCCCAGCCTGGAGGACGCCTTTCTGGCCATCTACCGGGAGGAGGGACGGGTATGA
- a CDS encoding sigma-70 family RNA polymerase sigma factor, protein MGEEQKWIRDIQRRGSRQAADKLVRAYYDEIYRFAYRQLGHKEDALDLTQNIFLAVLRALPAFDGRKASFRTWMYRIAAHKAIDCRRKVRGNLLPLEETEAPDQTDFAAQVQDRDLLDRLEAYVAQLDPDTQAVYRLRLYGERTFPEIAAILGQPEAAVKTRYYRLMTRLRKEFG, encoded by the coding sequence GTGGGAGAGGAACAAAAGTGGATTCGGGACATTCAGCGCCGAGGGTCCCGGCAGGCGGCGGACAAGTTGGTTCGGGCCTACTATGACGAGATATATCGCTTTGCATACCGTCAGCTGGGTCATAAGGAGGACGCCTTGGATTTGACGCAGAACATTTTTCTGGCTGTCCTCCGGGCACTTCCCGCCTTTGACGGCCGGAAAGCGTCCTTTCGTACCTGGATGTACCGTATCGCCGCCCATAAGGCCATCGACTGCCGCCGGAAGGTCCGTGGTAATCTCCTGCCGCTGGAGGAGACAGAGGCGCCCGACCAGACCGACTTTGCAGCCCAGGTCCAGGACCGGGACCTGCTGGACCGCCTGGAAGCCTACGTGGCCCAACTGGACCCGGACACCCAGGCGGTGTACCGCCTGCGCCTTTATGGAGAGCGCACCTTCCCTGAGATCGCCGCCATTCTGGGCCAGCCGGAGGCGGCGGTAAAAACCCGATACTACCGGCTGATGACCCGGCTGAGAAAGGAGTTTGGATGA
- a CDS encoding potassium transporter TrkG — MWRLLHKNNKSPFRIIIFGFLLVIFMGSFLLMLPVSTKTGECTPFLDALFTSTSAVCVTGLVIHDTATYWSNFGQSVIILLIQIGGLGVITVAGAFAILSGRKIGLMQRSTMQEAIAAPNVGGIVRRTGFILKTALAVELFGAVLLFPVFFREFGLLKGAWYSLFHSISAFCNAGFDLMGVKAPFSSLTDYAGNPVISIVIALLIAIGGIGFLTWEDIRTNGLHFQKYRMQSKVILTVTGALILIPTIYFFLFEFTQAPMGERVLLSFFQAVTPRTAGFNTADLTAMSETGQFVIIILMLIGGSPGSTAGGMKTTTFAVLLANTLAVFRRREHPSFFNRRLSNEVVSQASTILIMYLVLFLTAGLVISRVEDLPVLTCLFETASAIGTVGLSLGITPQLSSISHLLLIALMFFGRVGGLTLIFAALSHVQGNSARLPQERITVG, encoded by the coding sequence ATGTGGCGGCTTTTACATAAAAACAATAAGTCCCCGTTCCGGATTATTATATTTGGGTTTCTGCTGGTTATTTTCATGGGAAGTTTTCTTCTCATGCTGCCTGTATCAACAAAAACGGGGGAATGTACCCCCTTTTTAGATGCGCTGTTCACTTCAACGTCTGCCGTTTGCGTGACCGGCTTGGTGATCCATGATACCGCCACCTATTGGTCCAATTTCGGGCAGTCCGTCATTATTCTGCTGATCCAGATTGGCGGCCTGGGCGTGATTACGGTGGCGGGTGCGTTCGCGATTCTCTCGGGCAGAAAGATCGGACTGATGCAGCGCAGCACCATGCAGGAAGCGATTGCGGCGCCAAACGTGGGGGGAATCGTACGGCGGACCGGGTTTATTCTAAAAACGGCCCTGGCGGTGGAGCTGTTCGGCGCGGTGCTGCTCTTTCCGGTATTTTTTCGTGAGTTTGGACTTTTAAAGGGCGCGTGGTATTCACTCTTTCATTCCATTTCCGCCTTTTGCAATGCAGGCTTTGATTTGATGGGGGTAAAAGCCCCCTTTTCTTCCCTGACGGATTATGCAGGCAATCCTGTCATCTCCATTGTGATCGCACTGCTCATCGCCATTGGCGGCATTGGCTTTTTGACCTGGGAAGATATCCGGACAAACGGCCTGCATTTTCAAAAGTATCGCATGCAGAGCAAAGTCATTCTTACGGTGACGGGCGCTTTGATTCTGATTCCCACCATCTATTTTTTCCTGTTTGAATTTACCCAGGCGCCAATGGGGGAGCGGGTCCTGTTATCCTTCTTTCAGGCGGTTACACCAAGGACCGCTGGGTTTAATACCGCAGATTTAACGGCCATGAGCGAGACCGGACAGTTCGTCATTATCATTCTCATGCTGATTGGCGGTTCTCCCGGTTCCACCGCAGGCGGTATGAAAACCACCACCTTCGCGGTCCTGTTGGCCAACACCCTGGCGGTGTTCCGGCGCAGGGAGCATCCAAGCTTTTTTAACCGCCGGTTATCAAACGAAGTGGTATCCCAGGCATCGACCATTTTGATCATGTACTTAGTGCTGTTTTTAACGGCCGGACTGGTCATCAGCCGGGTGGAGGACCTGCCTGTTCTCACCTGTTTGTTTGAGACGGCATCGGCAATTGGCACTGTGGGACTTTCCCTGGGTATTACCCCGCAGCTCAGCAGCATTTCCCATCTGCTTCTGATCGCACTTATGTTTTTTGGACGCGTGGGAGGTCTGACCTTGATTTTTGCAGCCCTGTCTCATGTACAAGGCAACAGCGCCAGACTTCCCCAGGAACGAATTACCGTAGGATAA
- a CDS encoding sensor histidine kinase KdpD — MAAEKHMGDQAKKQGKLTIFASYFSGAGKSCAMLKAAQEAKAAGVDVVIGLSPSEQWPDTEALAAGFERVPCSTTQPNGQSDDDMSLDACLKRRPQLILIDELSHRNADNSRHRKRYQDIEELLKAGVDVYTTLDIQHIESIQDSVFSILKTPILERIPDHVFDRAAQVEFIDVEPERLQQRLLQQKKGALLSSCSLSQLSALREVGLRRCADRAALYTRVNHSQTGYRTHEHILVCLSSAPSNEKIIRTAARMAGAFRCGFTALFVETKEFQWITQADKERLQANIHLAQQLGASVETVYGDDVAYQISEFSRLSGVTKIVLGRSGMPRPWLRKASLTERLIELTPELDIHIIPDNGLNKHFSAKHWEIMHMPAISILDLLKSALILVLATVVGFLFYNWGLTEANIITLYILGVMLVSVSTKSSICSFIASIVSVLTFNFFFTEPRFSLHAYDSGYPVTFLVMFLASLITGSLASKLKSHAKRSAQVAWRTKLLFETDQNLQKAGSQEEIISVTARQLLKIFQRDIVAYRVQQEDLMGPEVFLLDQTMPTDSYTTQKEQEVARWVLTNNKRAGAGTETLSDACCTYLSVRTGKQVYGVVGIAASDKPLDSFETSILFSVLGECALALENQKNLEEKEAAAVLAKNEQLRANLLRSISHDLRTPLTSISGNANNLLSNGNLFDTKTKEQMYTDIYDDAMWLINLVENLLSVSRLEEGRMNLHVSTELMDEIVAEALRHINRKSVEYHLNVQSSEEYLLVQVDAKLIIQVIINLVDNAIKYTPPGSEIDIGWRKQGNFVYVSVSDNGPGIPDQAKPHIFDMFYSASNQIADSRRSMGLGLALCKSIINAHGGEITVTDQLPHGSIFTFSVPAGEVELHE; from the coding sequence ATGGCTGCCGAGAAACACATGGGAGATCAGGCAAAAAAACAAGGAAAGCTGACGATTTTTGCAAGCTATTTTTCCGGCGCCGGAAAAAGCTGCGCGATGCTGAAGGCGGCGCAGGAGGCCAAGGCGGCCGGGGTAGATGTGGTGATTGGTCTGAGTCCCTCGGAGCAGTGGCCAGACACCGAAGCATTGGCGGCTGGCTTTGAGCGCGTGCCCTGCAGCACAACGCAGCCAAACGGGCAGTCAGACGATGATATGAGCCTGGACGCCTGTTTGAAAAGGCGGCCTCAGCTTATTTTGATTGATGAGCTCTCCCACAGAAATGCGGACAATTCCCGCCACAGGAAACGCTATCAGGACATAGAGGAGCTGCTGAAGGCGGGCGTGGATGTTTATACCACGCTGGATATTCAACATATCGAAAGCATTCAGGATTCTGTGTTTTCCATTCTGAAAACCCCCATTTTGGAACGCATTCCGGATCATGTATTTGACCGGGCGGCCCAGGTGGAGTTTATTGATGTTGAGCCGGAACGGCTGCAGCAGCGGCTGCTGCAGCAAAAGAAGGGAGCATTGCTTTCCAGCTGCTCGTTATCCCAATTAAGCGCCCTTCGGGAAGTGGGGCTGCGCCGCTGCGCGGATCGGGCGGCGCTATACACCCGGGTCAATCACAGCCAAACAGGATACCGCACCCATGAGCATATTCTGGTGTGCCTTTCCTCCGCCCCGTCCAATGAGAAAATTATCCGTACAGCAGCCCGAATGGCGGGAGCTTTTCGATGCGGCTTTACGGCGTTGTTTGTGGAGACAAAAGAGTTTCAGTGGATCACGCAGGCCGATAAAGAGCGGCTCCAGGCCAATATTCATCTGGCCCAGCAGTTGGGAGCATCGGTTGAGACGGTTTATGGAGACGATGTGGCATATCAGATTTCGGAATTTTCCCGTTTGTCCGGAGTCACCAAAATCGTACTGGGCCGCAGCGGCATGCCCCGCCCATGGCTTAGGAAGGCATCCTTAACCGAACGCTTGATTGAGCTTACCCCTGAATTGGATATCCATATCATTCCGGACAATGGATTAAACAAGCATTTTTCGGCCAAGCATTGGGAAATCATGCATATGCCGGCTATATCTATCCTGGATCTGCTGAAAAGTGCTTTGATTCTTGTTTTAGCGACTGTCGTAGGATTCCTGTTTTACAATTGGGGCTTGACGGAGGCCAATATCATTACCCTTTATATTTTAGGGGTCATGCTGGTTTCCGTATCCACCAAAAGTTCGATCTGCAGCTTTATTGCCTCCATCGTCAGTGTGCTGACATTCAACTTCTTTTTTACGGAGCCCAGGTTTTCTCTGCACGCCTATGACAGCGGATACCCAGTTACCTTTCTGGTCATGTTCCTTGCCTCGCTGATTACCGGTTCGTTGGCCTCGAAACTGAAGTCCCATGCCAAGCGCTCCGCGCAGGTGGCGTGGCGGACAAAGCTTCTGTTTGAAACCGACCAGAACCTTCAGAAGGCAGGCAGTCAGGAAGAAATTATTTCTGTTACGGCAAGGCAGCTGCTGAAAATCTTCCAACGGGACATCGTTGCATACCGCGTCCAGCAAGAAGACCTGATGGGACCGGAAGTCTTCCTGTTGGATCAGACCATGCCTACGGACAGCTATACCACGCAAAAGGAGCAGGAAGTGGCACGGTGGGTCCTTACCAATAATAAACGGGCAGGAGCGGGAACGGAGACCCTTTCCGACGCCTGCTGCACCTATCTGTCGGTCCGCACGGGCAAACAGGTATATGGAGTGGTAGGGATTGCCGCATCGGATAAGCCGCTGGATTCCTTTGAAACCAGTATTCTTTTTTCTGTTTTGGGAGAATGCGCGCTTGCCCTTGAAAATCAGAAAAACCTGGAGGAAAAGGAAGCAGCCGCTGTATTGGCAAAAAATGAACAGCTTCGCGCCAATCTACTGCGTTCCATTTCCCACGATCTGCGTACACCGCTGACTTCCATTTCGGGAAATGCCAACAATCTGCTTTCCAACGGGAATTTGTTTGATACAAAGACCAAGGAACAGATGTATACCGATATTTATGATGATGCCATGTGGCTCATCAACCTGGTGGAAAATCTGTTATCCGTCAGCCGTTTGGAAGAGGGGCGGATGAACCTGCATGTATCCACAGAGCTGATGGATGAGATCGTGGCGGAAGCCCTTCGGCACATCAACCGCAAGAGCGTAGAATACCACCTGAATGTGCAAAGCAGCGAAGAATATCTCCTGGTGCAGGTGGATGCGAAGCTGATCATTCAGGTGATCATCAATCTTGTGGATAATGCCATCAAGTATACGCCGCCAGGGTCTGAAATCGATATTGGGTGGCGGAAACAAGGAAACTTTGTCTATGTTTCCGTGTCCGACAACGGCCCGGGGATTCCGGACCAGGCCAAGCCCCATATTTTTGATATGTTTTACAGTGCGTCCAATCAAATTGCCGACAGCCGCCGCAGTATGGGGCTGGGCTTGGCGCTGTGCAAATCCATTATCAACGCACATGGAGGAGAAATTACCGTCACGGATCAATTGCCCCATGGTTCCATCTTTACATTTTCTGTCCCAGCCGGGGAGGTAGAGCTGCATGAATAA
- a CDS encoding response regulator transcription factor: protein MNKPLILVVEDDTPVRNLITTTLKAHDYRFLTAANGESAVLEASSHNPDIILLDLGLPDIDGVEVIHRVRSWSNLPIIVISARSEDTDKIDALDAGADDYLTKPFSVEELLARLRVTQRRLAALQVGAANTEAVFTNGKLKVDYAAGCAFLDGQELHLTPSEYKLLCLLCKNVGKVLTHTFITQQIWGRSWENDVASLRVFMATLRKKLEKEPGSPQYIQTHIGVGYRMMKVE from the coding sequence ATGAATAAACCCTTGATTTTAGTGGTTGAGGACGATACACCGGTCCGAAACTTAATTACCACCACATTAAAAGCCCATGATTACCGGTTTTTGACCGCGGCAAACGGAGAATCTGCTGTTTTGGAGGCGTCCTCTCATAATCCGGATATTATTTTGCTGGACCTGGGGCTGCCGGATATAGACGGGGTGGAGGTCATCCACAGAGTCCGCTCCTGGTCCAATTTGCCCATCATCGTCATCAGCGCCCGGAGCGAAGACACCGATAAGATCGATGCGTTGGATGCCGGTGCCGATGATTACTTGACAAAGCCCTTTTCTGTGGAAGAATTGCTGGCTCGGCTGCGAGTGACACAGAGACGATTGGCAGCGCTTCAGGTTGGTGCAGCAAATACAGAAGCGGTATTTACAAACGGGAAGCTGAAGGTGGACTATGCGGCTGGATGTGCATTTTTGGATGGGCAGGAGCTCCACTTGACCCCCAGCGAGTATAAGCTGCTGTGCTTGCTGTGCAAAAATGTGGGGAAGGTACTGACCCACACATTCATCACACAACAGATTTGGGGCCGGAGCTGGGAAAATGACGTTGCCTCTCTTCGCGTGTTTATGGCAACGCTGCGTAAGAAGCTGGAAAAAGAACCTGGTTCACCCCAGTATATTCAGACGCACATTGGCGTTGGATATCGTATGATGAAAGTGGAATAG
- a CDS encoding TrkA family potassium uptake protein, protein MKTILLIGLGRFGRHIAMKLNELNHQVMVVDKDEARVDAVLPFVTNAQIGDSTSEEFLTAIGVRNFDLCIVAIGDNFQSSLETACLLKELGAKKVIARAERDVQAKFLLRNGADEVVYPEKQMAIWTAIRYSSDHIYDYIALGDDHAIFEIEVPSSWVGKTIGQLDVRRRYNVNIMAVKQNGKFAMTVIKPDTFLPEHSTVLVLGTQRDIQKCFHI, encoded by the coding sequence ATGAAAACAATTTTATTGATTGGTTTAGGCCGCTTTGGACGCCATATTGCGATGAAACTGAACGAATTAAATCACCAGGTCATGGTGGTAGACAAGGATGAAGCCAGAGTCGATGCGGTCCTTCCTTTCGTCACCAATGCCCAGATTGGAGACAGCACCAGTGAGGAGTTTCTTACTGCCATAGGCGTCAGAAATTTTGACCTATGTATTGTGGCGATTGGAGATAACTTTCAAAGTTCCCTGGAAACAGCCTGCCTCTTAAAGGAGTTAGGCGCCAAAAAAGTGATTGCACGGGCAGAGCGGGATGTGCAGGCGAAATTTTTGCTGCGCAATGGTGCCGATGAAGTGGTCTATCCGGAAAAGCAGATGGCTATTTGGACCGCGATCCGTTATAGCTCCGATCATATTTACGATTATATTGCCCTGGGAGATGACCACGCTATCTTTGAAATCGAAGTTCCAAGCAGCTGGGTAGGGAAGACCATTGGACAGCTGGATGTAAGAAGACGATACAATGTGAACATTATGGCGGTAAAGCAGAACGGAAAGTTTGCCATGACGGTGATCAAACCCGATACCTTCTTGCCCGAGCACAGTACCGTTTTGGTTTTGGGAACACAGCGCGATATTCAAAAATGTTTTCACATATAA
- a CDS encoding LysR substrate-binding domain-containing protein, with the protein MKAFVEGLVLLGGFLAVAAFCYYAVSKLGDFLDQNQADSDAAYDQWKEQGDLNIAAANPWAMQAGSQVLKDMKREHPNLHCTLSMGEEPELLHALGAGDVDIVILYSKAERNKAVRQREVMLPAQPFINEDGVKITPIHPAMQSQFVAWNNQDRRPFILEFVQKLCGQGA; encoded by the coding sequence ATGAAAGCATTTGTGGAAGGACTCGTTTTGCTTGGAGGATTTTTGGCAGTTGCGGCATTTTGCTACTACGCGGTTTCCAAGCTGGGAGACTTTCTGGATCAGAACCAGGCAGACAGTGATGCAGCATATGATCAGTGGAAGGAGCAAGGTGACCTGAACATTGCGGCGGCAAACCCCTGGGCGATGCAGGCGGGGTCTCAGGTGCTGAAGGACATGAAGCGGGAACACCCAAATTTGCATTGTACCCTTTCCATGGGGGAGGAACCGGAGCTGCTGCATGCTTTGGGCGCAGGGGATGTAGATATTGTCATCCTGTATTCCAAAGCAGAGCGGAACAAAGCGGTGCGGCAAAGGGAGGTCATGCTTCCGGCTCAGCCGTTTATCAATGAGGACGGTGTGAAAATCACGCCCATTCATCCGGCCATGCAAAGCCAATTTGTTGCCTGGAACAATCAGGACCGACGGCCCTTTATTCTGGAATTCGTGCAGAAGCTTTGCGGACAGGGAGCGTAG